One stretch of Rosistilla oblonga DNA includes these proteins:
- a CDS encoding bifunctional transcriptional activator/DNA repair enzyme AdaA — MKRVSPNELPSLPSRETMYAALVAKDSRFEGVFLAGIRTTGIFCRPSCTARKPKPENVEYFRDAKSAMAHGFRACKVCRPLAALGASPDWLEPLIDDLQRDANLRLRSEDLRSRGLDPARVRRWFQKTHGMTFTAYQRMRRINQAFGQIRERQSVTEVALESGYESLSGFGDGFKRAIGAAPAKSDDRQVIAISRLLTPLGPMLAGASDAGICLLEFADRPMLETQLDRLRKRRGATLLPGPSPLFATLQSQLQEYFAGRRTRFEIPLDTTGTPFQQRVWEALRQIPFGETRSYAQQATAIGKPTAVRAVARANGDNRIAILIPCHRVIGADGTLTGYGGGLWRKQRLLEIERQQPATANRA; from the coding sequence ATGAAGAGAGTTTCCCCAAACGAACTACCATCGCTGCCAAGCCGCGAGACGATGTACGCCGCGCTGGTCGCCAAGGACTCCCGTTTTGAGGGGGTGTTTCTGGCGGGGATTCGCACGACGGGGATCTTCTGTCGCCCTTCGTGTACGGCGCGGAAACCGAAGCCGGAGAATGTCGAGTACTTTCGCGATGCCAAGTCGGCGATGGCTCACGGTTTTCGAGCGTGCAAAGTCTGCCGCCCGTTGGCGGCGCTGGGGGCTTCGCCCGATTGGCTGGAGCCGTTGATCGATGATCTCCAGCGCGACGCCAATCTTCGTTTGCGAAGCGAAGATCTGCGATCCCGGGGACTCGATCCCGCTCGCGTTCGCCGTTGGTTTCAAAAGACCCACGGGATGACGTTTACGGCTTATCAGCGGATGCGGCGGATCAATCAGGCCTTTGGTCAGATTCGCGAGCGCCAGTCGGTGACCGAGGTCGCATTGGAGAGCGGATACGAATCGCTGAGCGGATTTGGGGACGGATTCAAACGAGCGATCGGCGCGGCGCCGGCCAAAAGCGACGACCGACAAGTGATTGCGATCTCGCGACTGCTGACACCTCTTGGTCCGATGCTGGCGGGCGCATCGGACGCGGGGATCTGTCTGCTGGAATTTGCAGATCGGCCGATGTTGGAAACGCAGTTGGATCGGCTGCGAAAGCGGCGCGGAGCGACGTTGCTGCCGGGGCCAAGTCCATTGTTTGCAACGCTGCAGTCTCAGTTGCAAGAATACTTTGCCGGTCGACGGACTCGATTTGAGATCCCCTTGGATACCACCGGGACTCCATTCCAACAAAGGGTTTGGGAAGCGCTGCGGCAGATTCCATTTGGCGAGACGCGCTCGTATGCTCAGCAAGCCACGGCGATCGGCAAGCCGACAGCGGTCCGCGCGGTAGCGCGGGCCAACGGCGACAACCGGATCGCGATCCTGATCCCTTGTCACCGAGTGATCGGCGCCGACGGAACGCTGACCGGATACGGCGGCGGACTATGGCGAAAACAGCGACTGTTGGAGATCGAGCGTCAGCAGCCAGCGACGGCGAACCGAGCTTAG
- a CDS encoding outer membrane protein, giving the protein MRRILFLCVAMLAVCSSAKAETLGQRLANGNCDCDAFYVSVSSGWTFLSDLDDGGFSADFNAGFNANIALGWQEKFGRVEFEYSKFDFDYDSVGVGTSTFDADGSQSLDTWMVNAYIDVPVTSRLTGYAGAGLGVAQTSANSLSVPAGSASAISELGFAYQARAGVSFDLTQRVELFSGYRFLGTETMALQDDDLGQFSDKLFVNEWESGLRFKF; this is encoded by the coding sequence ATGAGACGGATTCTCTTTCTGTGCGTTGCAATGCTTGCGGTATGCAGTTCAGCCAAAGCCGAGACACTCGGCCAACGGCTTGCAAATGGTAACTGCGACTGCGATGCCTTCTATGTTTCGGTATCGTCTGGTTGGACGTTTCTTTCCGATTTAGACGACGGCGGTTTTTCCGCTGACTTTAATGCGGGCTTCAACGCCAACATCGCGCTGGGATGGCAAGAAAAATTTGGAAGGGTTGAATTTGAATACAGCAAATTCGATTTCGATTACGACAGCGTCGGGGTCGGTACCAGCACATTCGACGCAGACGGCAGCCAATCTCTCGATACATGGATGGTCAATGCCTACATCGACGTCCCCGTGACATCGCGTTTGACCGGATACGCAGGGGCGGGATTGGGTGTCGCTCAAACCTCCGCCAACAGCTTGTCTGTTCCTGCAGGATCCGCCAGTGCGATCAGCGAACTCGGTTTCGCGTATCAGGCTCGCGCTGGCGTTTCGTTTGACCTAACCCAACGCGTTGAACTGTTCAGCGGATACCGATTCCTCGGAACCGAAACCATGGCGCTTCAAGATGACGACCTTGGTCAGTTCAGCGACAAATTGTTCGTGAACGAATGGGAATCGGGACTGCGTTTCAAGTTCTAA
- a CDS encoding TerB family tellurite resistance protein, which translates to MLLIGTTDLRRTRDRGDFRCPQCRQLQPYRLKSVRPFLTLYFIPTIPMGAVQHYVECDECRQAFEPAVLEIDPSTAVHLEQQQFHQEVMNVAVLTVVADGEITEAEIKSLGHVAELLFGEPADREDLGRMCAAATQVGYKAHNYLRSVVPRWDRDQKYLAMKAIFMAASAEGDLTPEQLEALVAVRRTLGLSEEDFQSAIEEALAIADQYDR; encoded by the coding sequence ATGCTTCTGATTGGGACAACCGATTTGCGTCGCACGCGCGACCGCGGCGATTTTCGCTGTCCCCAGTGTCGGCAGCTGCAACCGTATCGACTGAAGAGCGTCCGGCCGTTCCTGACGCTCTACTTTATCCCCACGATTCCGATGGGGGCGGTGCAACATTACGTCGAGTGCGACGAGTGCCGGCAGGCGTTTGAGCCGGCGGTGTTGGAGATCGATCCATCGACCGCCGTCCATTTGGAACAACAGCAGTTCCATCAAGAGGTGATGAACGTGGCGGTCCTGACCGTTGTTGCCGATGGCGAGATCACGGAGGCGGAGATTAAGTCGCTGGGGCATGTTGCCGAGCTGCTGTTTGGTGAACCGGCCGACCGCGAAGACCTCGGGCGAATGTGCGCCGCGGCGACGCAGGTCGGCTACAAGGCTCACAACTATTTGCGCAGTGTCGTGCCGCGATGGGACCGCGATCAGAAGTACCTGGCGATGAAAGCGATCTTCATGGCGGCTAGTGCGGAGGGTGACCTTACCCCCGAGCAGTTGGAGGCCTTGGTGGCGGTCCGGCGAACGCTGGGATTGAGCGAAGAAGATTTTCAGTCGGCAATCGAAGAAGCACTGGCGATCGCCGACCAATACGACCGATAG
- a CDS encoding 3-keto-disaccharide hydrolase, which translates to MHRSWIVALVLLLAPTANLWSQQEDDGFVPMFNGKDLSGWQLVNTDPRTWSVEDGMLICSGKPIGELRTDRMYQNFIMEVEWRHMVPKGNAGIFVWADDITAKGQPFHRGIEVQILENAYGKADWFTTHGDIFPIHGAKMTPVNDRGGSRAFPTEMRSLPTPQWNHYRIEAIDGTISLAVNGKVVTRGTDCNPRKGYLCIESEGGVVHYRNVKIKELPDTPIEANMIAIADRGYRCLYTGIDLTGWNVQQPEGAAKQTAEEAAGHWKPSDWVLSCTGAAGANLPLASDEAFGDYGFVVDFRLNKDSGSPQIRLRGDAAAISIAGDDSPLTPHLDKVGKWNRIEGEVRGDKVSLTINGKEIEPFAATGSADAKGPLTLVPDGPVDVANIFVR; encoded by the coding sequence ATGCATCGCAGCTGGATTGTCGCTCTCGTATTGCTGCTCGCCCCCACAGCGAACCTCTGGTCGCAACAGGAGGACGACGGTTTTGTCCCGATGTTTAACGGCAAGGACCTGTCGGGCTGGCAACTGGTCAACACCGATCCTCGCACCTGGTCGGTCGAAGATGGGATGCTGATCTGCAGCGGAAAACCGATCGGCGAACTGCGGACCGATCGGATGTATCAGAACTTCATCATGGAAGTCGAGTGGCGGCACATGGTCCCGAAAGGGAACGCCGGAATCTTTGTCTGGGCCGACGATATCACCGCCAAGGGACAGCCGTTTCATCGCGGGATCGAAGTCCAAATCCTCGAGAACGCCTACGGCAAAGCCGATTGGTTCACCACGCATGGCGATATCTTTCCGATCCATGGGGCCAAGATGACTCCGGTCAACGATCGCGGTGGCAGTCGCGCTTTTCCGACGGAAATGCGTTCGCTGCCGACGCCGCAGTGGAATCACTATCGGATCGAAGCGATCGATGGCACGATCTCGCTGGCGGTCAATGGCAAAGTCGTCACCCGTGGCACCGACTGCAACCCGCGCAAGGGCTATCTGTGCATCGAATCCGAAGGCGGCGTCGTCCATTACCGCAACGTGAAGATCAAAGAGCTGCCCGATACGCCGATCGAAGCCAACATGATCGCGATCGCCGATCGCGGTTACCGCTGCCTGTACACCGGCATCGACTTGACCGGTTGGAACGTGCAGCAGCCCGAAGGTGCGGCGAAGCAGACGGCGGAAGAGGCTGCTGGCCATTGGAAGCCGAGCGACTGGGTTCTCTCCTGCACCGGAGCCGCCGGCGCGAACCTGCCACTTGCCTCCGACGAAGCCTTTGGCGATTATGGATTTGTCGTCGACTTCCGACTGAACAAGGATTCGGGCTCGCCACAGATTCGTCTGCGTGGCGATGCGGCCGCGATATCGATCGCGGGTGACGATTCGCCGCTGACGCCTCATCTGGATAAGGTGGGCAAGTGGAATCGGATCGAAGGAGAGGTTCGCGGCGACAAGGTTTCGCTGACGATTAACGGCAAGGAGATCGAGCCGTTTGCGGCGACGGGATCCGCCGACGCCAAGGGGCCACTGACGCTGGTCCCCGACGGCCCCGTCGACGTTGCTAACATTTTTGTTCGCTAG
- a CDS encoding Gfo/Idh/MocA family protein — protein sequence MTQATRRQFVASGLAAGAVATLPGRRANAALANDEINVGFISCGGRSNELMGYFEKVPGVNIAGLCDPDQARLSRTSRRFPKAQTWKDLRDLIASDSIDAVVVATCNHWHCLATIWAMEAGKDVYVEKPLSHSQWEGRQTVAAARKYDRICQVGTQQRSDPMQAEIQKYLHDDKALGAIQAVRVNRYGLRGSIGRRTEPLQIDKSVAYDLWLGPAQDEPIFRNNLQYDWHWDWNTGSGEMGNWGVHVLDDVRNNVFQDQVALPKQILGGGGRVVLGDAGQTPNVHFAYFDTGSIPVVIGLSNLPDKAGSKKSPAHPGPGSGYVVYCEGGRLEGQRGRAQAFDADGKKLASFKGSGGNVLHQANFIDAVRAHDRSLLNTEVAVGNDSTGWCNLANIAFRAGRPYSPQDAASVELPQWNTLIGEMDQHLKSHELSLDNSAIQMSHLLTLDEKTEQFVGDDADAANAFLKRKYREGYEVPTIQA from the coding sequence ATGACTCAAGCAACACGACGACAGTTCGTCGCTTCTGGGCTCGCCGCGGGCGCTGTCGCGACGCTCCCCGGCCGCCGTGCCAATGCCGCTCTCGCCAACGACGAAATCAACGTCGGCTTCATCAGCTGTGGCGGACGTTCGAACGAATTGATGGGCTACTTCGAAAAAGTCCCCGGGGTCAACATCGCCGGTCTTTGCGATCCCGATCAGGCTCGCTTGAGCCGCACCAGCCGAAGGTTTCCCAAAGCGCAAACTTGGAAAGACCTTCGCGATCTGATCGCATCGGACAGCATCGATGCGGTCGTCGTCGCCACCTGCAACCACTGGCACTGCTTGGCAACGATTTGGGCGATGGAAGCGGGCAAAGACGTGTACGTCGAAAAGCCGTTGTCGCACAGCCAATGGGAAGGTCGGCAGACCGTCGCGGCGGCGCGGAAGTACGATCGGATCTGTCAGGTCGGAACTCAGCAGCGTTCGGATCCGATGCAGGCAGAGATTCAAAAGTACTTGCACGACGACAAGGCGTTGGGAGCGATCCAAGCGGTCCGCGTCAACCGCTACGGTCTGCGAGGTTCGATCGGACGCCGGACGGAGCCGCTGCAGATCGACAAATCGGTGGCTTACGATCTGTGGCTCGGCCCGGCTCAAGACGAACCGATCTTCCGCAATAATTTGCAATACGATTGGCACTGGGATTGGAACACCGGATCGGGCGAGATGGGCAACTGGGGCGTCCACGTCCTGGACGACGTTCGCAACAACGTCTTCCAAGACCAGGTCGCGTTGCCCAAACAAATTCTTGGTGGCGGCGGACGTGTGGTCCTGGGCGACGCGGGGCAAACGCCCAACGTCCACTTTGCGTATTTCGACACCGGATCGATTCCGGTCGTGATCGGACTGTCGAATCTTCCCGACAAAGCTGGCAGCAAAAAGAGCCCGGCGCATCCGGGCCCCGGCAGCGGATACGTCGTCTATTGCGAAGGGGGCCGTTTGGAAGGCCAACGCGGCCGCGCTCAAGCGTTTGATGCCGACGGGAAAAAGCTCGCCAGCTTCAAGGGATCGGGGGGCAACGTGTTGCATCAAGCGAACTTCATCGATGCGGTTCGCGCTCACGACCGTTCGCTGTTGAATACCGAAGTGGCTGTTGGCAACGACAGCACTGGTTGGTGCAACCTGGCCAATATCGCGTTCCGCGCCGGCCGACCGTATTCGCCGCAAGATGCCGCATCGGTCGAGTTGCCCCAGTGGAACACATTGATCGGCGAGATGGATCAGCATCTGAAATCGCACGAACTGTCGTTGGACAACAGTGCGATTCAGATGAGTCATCTGTTGACGCTCGACGAGAAGACCGAGCAGTTTGTTGGCGACGATGCCGATGCAGCAAACGCCTTCTTGAAACGGAAATACCGCGAAGGTTACGAAGTGCCAACGATCCAAGCGTAG
- the pepT gene encoding tripeptide aminopeptidase PepT — protein sequence MATLIENPQLPHGPVKILFSCDEEIGHGTDKIDLAQLDAVAAYTLDGGGAGDLDVETFSADGVLVTFTGRNIHPSIGKGRMVNATRAAGFFLQQLPDDSLSPESTDGRDGFIHPYETEGGVGRAELRVLLRSFDTAELTQYADRLRQAATATEQQYPGLAVRVEVKPQYRNMADGLRENPRVADLAEQAFRNLGRPVRRSIIRGGTDGSALTEKGLPTPNLSSGQHAIHSLHEFACLEEMIEAVEHLQELLRLWSGNDGVAGAIAVAEEIFVAARCLARAFVAPAENRCTMMCRRCIALRLPTY from the coding sequence GTGGCGACGCTGATCGAAAATCCGCAACTGCCCCACGGTCCGGTCAAGATCCTGTTCAGCTGCGACGAAGAGATCGGACACGGCACCGACAAGATCGACTTGGCTCAATTGGATGCCGTCGCCGCTTACACGTTGGACGGTGGCGGAGCGGGAGATTTGGACGTCGAAACTTTTTCAGCCGATGGAGTTCTGGTCACCTTTACCGGGCGGAACATCCATCCGTCGATCGGCAAAGGGCGGATGGTCAACGCGACGCGGGCGGCGGGCTTCTTTCTGCAGCAGTTGCCCGACGATTCGCTCTCGCCCGAATCGACCGATGGCCGCGACGGATTCATCCATCCGTATGAGACCGAAGGAGGCGTCGGCCGGGCGGAATTACGCGTGCTGTTGAGGAGCTTCGATACGGCGGAGCTGACTCAATACGCCGATCGACTGCGACAAGCGGCAACGGCGACTGAACAACAATATCCCGGTCTCGCGGTCCGCGTCGAAGTCAAACCGCAATACCGCAACATGGCCGACGGTTTGCGAGAGAATCCGCGGGTGGCCGATCTGGCGGAGCAGGCGTTCCGAAACCTGGGCCGCCCGGTCCGACGCAGCATCATCCGCGGCGGGACCGATGGTTCGGCGTTGACGGAGAAGGGACTGCCGACGCCAAACCTGTCCAGCGGTCAGCACGCGATCCATTCGCTACACGAATTCGCATGCCTGGAAGAGATGATCGAGGCGGTCGAGCACCTGCAGGAATTGCTGCGGTTGTGGTCCGGAAACGACGGAGTAGCGGGAGCCATTGCGGTTGCCGAGGAAATTTTTGTTGCGGCACGATGCCTAGCTCGTGCGTTTGTCGCCCCGGCCGAGAATCGTTGTACTATGATGTGTAGACGCTGCATTGCACTACGCCTTCCCACCTACTGA
- a CDS encoding M1 family metallopeptidase, which produces MINDSKLIHARTGYEFFEKDGNYIYEIAHWYPRVAAFTDYEGWQNKQFLGRGEFTLELGDFEVRITAPEDHIVAATGVLQNGEEVLTETQRQRLEKAKTAKEPVFVVTPEEALKNQKDRSKQDKTWVYHAENVRDFAWASSRKFIWDAQGHDQNENPVMAMSYYPNEAEPLWSKYSTHAIIHTLDVYSRYTFDYPYPIAISVNGPVYGMEYPMICFNGPRPEEDKTYTARTKYGLISVIIHEVGHNYFPMIVNSDERQWTWMDEGLNTFLQYLAEQEWEDDYPSKRGEPADITGYMRSSGQVPIMTNSESILQFGSNAYGKPATALNILRETILGRELFDFAFREYARRWKFKRPTPADFFRTMEDASGVDLDWFWNGWFYSTDHVDLAIRDVKLYQIDSSDPDEEAERKRQEKDKRRPSLSAERNEPLQKRIDLFPGLKDFYNDFDELEVTEDSRKAFQKFVESLNAEEKQLIRRKTNFYVLTFENVGGLVMPIIAEIRYTDGSKQMLEIPAEIWRTNNKTVSKLVITDKELDRIEIDPRRQLADTDASNNFYPPRIVPSRFKLYKSKKSSNPMRKANEANKKSDAEKGKESSKEEAAEKKPAAKAEAAKPAAAAVAKPATAEAAE; this is translated from the coding sequence TTGATCAATGACAGTAAATTAATCCACGCCCGGACGGGGTACGAGTTCTTCGAGAAAGACGGCAACTACATCTACGAGATCGCGCACTGGTATCCGCGCGTCGCCGCGTTCACCGATTACGAAGGCTGGCAGAACAAGCAGTTCTTGGGACGCGGTGAGTTCACGCTGGAGCTGGGCGATTTCGAGGTCCGGATCACCGCTCCGGAGGATCACATCGTCGCGGCGACCGGCGTTTTGCAAAACGGCGAAGAAGTGCTCACCGAAACGCAGCGGCAGCGTCTGGAAAAGGCGAAGACCGCTAAGGAGCCCGTCTTCGTCGTCACGCCCGAAGAGGCTTTGAAGAACCAGAAGGATCGCAGCAAGCAGGACAAGACTTGGGTCTACCATGCCGAGAACGTTCGCGATTTCGCATGGGCCAGCAGCCGCAAGTTCATCTGGGACGCTCAAGGTCACGACCAGAACGAGAATCCCGTGATGGCGATGTCGTATTATCCGAACGAAGCCGAACCATTGTGGAGCAAATATTCGACGCACGCGATCATCCATACGTTGGATGTCTACAGCCGCTACACCTTCGACTACCCCTACCCGATCGCGATCAGTGTCAACGGTCCGGTCTACGGGATGGAGTATCCGATGATCTGTTTCAACGGCCCGCGCCCGGAGGAGGATAAAACCTACACCGCGCGGACCAAATACGGATTGATCTCGGTGATCATCCACGAGGTCGGGCACAATTATTTCCCGATGATCGTCAACAGCGACGAGCGTCAGTGGACGTGGATGGACGAGGGACTGAATACGTTTCTGCAGTACCTCGCCGAACAGGAATGGGAAGATGATTACCCGAGCAAGCGAGGCGAGCCAGCCGATATCACCGGTTACATGCGCAGCAGCGGCCAGGTGCCGATCATGACTAACAGCGAATCGATTCTGCAGTTTGGCAGCAACGCCTACGGCAAACCGGCGACGGCGCTGAACATCTTGCGGGAAACGATCCTGGGCCGCGAGCTGTTCGATTTTGCCTTCCGCGAATACGCCCGTCGCTGGAAATTCAAACGCCCCACGCCCGCCGATTTCTTCCGCACGATGGAAGATGCTTCGGGCGTCGATCTGGATTGGTTTTGGAACGGATGGTTTTACAGCACCGACCACGTCGATCTCGCGATCCGCGACGTCAAACTGTATCAGATCGACAGCTCCGATCCCGATGAAGAGGCCGAACGCAAGCGTCAGGAAAAAGATAAACGCCGGCCATCGCTGTCGGCTGAGCGGAACGAACCGCTGCAAAAACGGATCGATCTGTTCCCTGGCCTGAAAGACTTTTACAACGACTTCGACGAACTGGAAGTCACCGAGGATTCACGGAAAGCGTTTCAGAAGTTTGTCGAAAGCCTGAACGCCGAAGAGAAACAACTGATCCGTCGCAAGACGAACTTCTACGTCCTGACCTTCGAAAACGTCGGCGGTCTGGTGATGCCGATCATCGCCGAGATCCGCTACACCGACGGATCGAAGCAGATGTTGGAGATCCCGGCGGAGATCTGGCGGACGAACAACAAAACGGTTTCGAAGCTGGTGATCACCGATAAAGAACTCGACCGAATCGAGATCGATCCGCGACGCCAATTGGCCGACACCGACGCGTCGAACAACTTCTATCCGCCGCGGATCGTCCCCAGCCGATTCAAGTTGTATAAGAGCAAGAAATCGTCCAACCCGATGCGGAAAGCAAACGAAGCGAATAAGAAGTCGGACGCTGAGAAGGGGAAAGAATCGAGCAAGGAAGAGGCTGCGGAGAAGAAGCCTGCGGCCAAAGCGGAAGCTGCCAAGCCAGCCGCGGCCGCAGTGGCGAAGCCCGCAACTGCGGAGGCGGCCGAATGA
- a CDS encoding DUF6702 family protein, whose translation MILPLLLSMLMHPFHVSLAEGEWNPQSGRFEIAIRLEPRDFQLALSKHAGKRIDLETTDRDQLQAAIMAYVKAKFVAVDGQDRPARWHWVGMENETKYVWVYLELQPDAASRELRISHRMLHEVAPTQVNTLLLVGADEKQTLRFTKAQPTQTLRRDGAKAPWELVVPKT comes from the coding sequence ATGATCCTTCCTCTACTGTTATCGATGTTGATGCACCCGTTTCACGTCAGTTTGGCGGAAGGGGAATGGAATCCGCAGTCGGGGCGATTTGAAATCGCGATCCGCTTGGAGCCTCGCGATTTTCAGCTTGCGTTATCGAAGCACGCTGGCAAACGGATCGATCTCGAAACGACGGATCGCGACCAATTGCAAGCCGCGATCATGGCCTACGTGAAAGCCAAGTTCGTCGCCGTCGATGGCCAAGACCGCCCCGCGCGATGGCACTGGGTTGGGATGGAGAACGAGACGAAATACGTCTGGGTTTACCTGGAACTGCAACCCGATGCGGCTTCGCGCGAACTGCGGATCAGCCATCGGATGTTGCACGAAGTCGCTCCGACGCAGGTCAACACGCTGTTGTTGGTGGGAGCGGATGAAAAACAGACGCTCCGTTTCACCAAGGCCCAGCCAACGCAAACGCTCCGCCGCGACGGAGCCAAAGCCCCGTGGGAATTGGTTGTCCCGAAGACCTAG
- a CDS encoding plastocyanin/azurin family copper-binding protein: MKLHALTLCIVLFALATTAAAADPKPPRIFLDKSERVVMFQLNRLSNEQLVMVPRATDDPKYKPVFATILTRGGLSRQDRQQAAEGLAVINGTSPATELLAAISGLDESDSEEKEVGRQLAAMLLAQSSEDLADQKQALIDAVASDSAMLRAAGYAGLIAGDQSDQAWELATASSDSKLDYLHSIALLPKPKLRSSQRAHVIELFEQSKEKEMRRAAIGALRSIPADQADTFSRVAKTIAEKPLVAEAVSTLLKVPADDRDPSIAQQVVAKLMQLAEATPAADRTKPAFLNAMQLVDQLIGLMPVDQARAVRKRLSEIAVRVVQIHAVEEEMRYDVPYFVVQAGSEVQVVLINEDLMPHNLVITTPGDLKEVAELGSAMDSTPGPSGKMHVPDSDKVLHSTSMVGAHQREALTFTAPEQPGEYPYVCTFPRHWMRMYGVMVVVEDLDMWLKNPVEPKDPIGNDRAFIKSWTVDDFKQDLDLALRGRSPEIGKRIFTEASCAQCHKMHGEGGAVGPDLTDVVARWKGDRLGVLQEILDPSHKIDPKYVVHVVLTLDGKAISGIVVEEDKKTISLLANPESKEPTVIDRDDIDIMNKSSQSMMPKALMDRFTQDEIYELMSYLEAAEAAKP, encoded by the coding sequence ATGAAGCTTCACGCGCTGACACTCTGCATCGTCCTGTTTGCCCTCGCAACGACCGCGGCGGCAGCCGATCCCAAGCCGCCTCGGATCTTCCTCGATAAGAGCGAGCGGGTCGTGATGTTCCAACTCAATCGGCTCTCCAACGAGCAATTGGTGATGGTCCCTCGCGCCACCGACGATCCTAAATACAAACCTGTCTTCGCCACGATCCTGACTCGCGGCGGCCTCTCGCGACAGGACCGCCAACAAGCCGCCGAAGGTCTGGCGGTGATCAACGGCACCAGCCCGGCGACCGAACTACTCGCCGCGATTTCGGGGCTCGATGAAAGCGATTCCGAAGAGAAAGAAGTCGGCCGCCAGTTGGCCGCGATGCTGCTGGCTCAGTCGTCCGAAGACCTGGCGGATCAGAAACAAGCCTTGATCGACGCGGTCGCTTCCGATTCAGCGATGCTTCGCGCTGCCGGATACGCCGGTTTGATCGCGGGTGATCAATCGGATCAGGCATGGGAGCTGGCAACCGCCAGCTCGGACAGCAAGCTCGACTATTTGCACTCGATCGCGCTGCTCCCCAAACCGAAGTTGCGATCGTCGCAGCGAGCGCATGTGATCGAACTGTTCGAGCAATCGAAAGAGAAGGAAATGCGTCGCGCCGCGATCGGTGCACTCCGCAGCATTCCCGCCGACCAAGCCGACACGTTCAGCCGCGTTGCCAAGACGATCGCCGAAAAGCCGCTGGTCGCCGAAGCGGTCTCGACACTGTTAAAGGTCCCCGCCGACGACCGCGATCCCTCGATCGCTCAACAAGTGGTCGCCAAGCTGATGCAGTTGGCCGAAGCGACGCCCGCCGCCGATCGGACCAAACCAGCTTTTTTGAACGCGATGCAATTGGTCGATCAATTGATCGGTCTGATGCCAGTCGACCAAGCCCGCGCCGTCCGCAAGCGTCTCAGTGAAATCGCCGTCCGCGTCGTCCAGATCCACGCGGTGGAAGAGGAGATGCGATACGACGTTCCCTATTTCGTCGTCCAAGCGGGCAGCGAGGTGCAGGTCGTTTTGATCAACGAAGACCTGATGCCGCACAACTTGGTGATCACTACGCCGGGCGATCTGAAGGAGGTTGCGGAGCTTGGTTCGGCCATGGATTCGACTCCCGGGCCGTCCGGAAAAATGCACGTTCCCGACAGCGACAAAGTACTGCATTCGACATCGATGGTCGGAGCGCACCAACGCGAGGCGCTGACCTTCACCGCTCCGGAGCAGCCGGGGGAATACCCTTACGTCTGCACCTTTCCCCGTCACTGGATGCGGATGTACGGCGTGATGGTTGTGGTTGAAGATCTCGATATGTGGCTGAAGAATCCTGTCGAGCCAAAGGATCCGATCGGCAACGATCGGGCGTTTATCAAGAGTTGGACTGTCGATGATTTCAAACAGGATCTCGACCTCGCTCTCCGCGGTCGGTCCCCCGAGATCGGCAAGCGAATCTTCACCGAAGCGAGCTGTGCTCAGTGCCACAAGATGCATGGCGAAGGGGGCGCGGTCGGCCCCGACCTGACCGACGTCGTCGCGCGTTGGAAGGGAGACCGGTTGGGCGTGCTGCAGGAGATCCTCGATCCTTCCCACAAGATCGACCCCAAATATGTCGTCCACGTCGTCCTGACCCTCGACGGCAAAGCGATCTCGGGAATCGTCGTCGAAGAGGACAAGAAGACGATCTCGCTGTTAGCCAATCCCGAGTCGAAAGAGCCGACGGTGATCGATCGCGACGACATCGACATCATGAACAAATCATCGCAGTCGATGATGCCCAAGGCGCTGATGGATCGCTTCACTCAAGATGAGATCTACGAACTGATGTCCTACCTAGAAGCAGCCGAAGCCGCGAAGCCTTAG